From the Mycobacterium sp. DL592 genome, the window TCTGGAACGGCATGATGAGCTTCGGCGGCGGATGGTTCTTCTTGACCGCCTCCGAAGCCCTCACCGTCAACAATCATCAGGTCGCGCTTCCCGGTATCGGCGCCTATGTGGCGGCCGCGAGCGACGAGGGGCAACTGCACAAGGTCCTGCTGGCCATCGTGGTGATGATCATCATGATCATCGGGGTCAACGTCCTGTTCTGGCGGCCCCTGACGGCGTGGGCTGAGCGATTTCGGGTCGAGGATTCTGAGGCCGCCTTGGCGCCAAAGAGTTTGACGCTCAACGTGTTGCGCCGTTCGCGCATCCCGAAGGTCCTGGGCCAAATCCCCGGGCATCTCGTCTACCCTGTGGACCGGGCGATGGCCGTCTTCGGTACCGCGGAGTATCCGCTGCACAGCTCGGTCACCCGTCGGCGGGCGGGCGACGTGGTGTTCGCGGTCGTCGTCGCGACCGCAGTGCTCTACGGCGCCTACCGCGCGGTGCATTTCATCGCCTCGACGGTGGGCTTCGGTGAGGTCGGACATGCCTTCCTGTTGGGCCTGGCCACCTTTGCCCGTGTCATCGTCCTCGTCGTCGTCTCGACATTGATCTGGGTGCCCATCGGAGTGTGGATCGGGATGAATCCTCGGGTGTCCCGGATGGCTCAGCCGATCGTCCAAGTGCTGGCGTCGTTCCCCGCCAACTTCCTGTTTCCGTTGTTCACCGCGGTGCTTCTGATGACAGGCATCAGCCTCAACATCGGCGGCATTGTGTTGATGGCGCTGGGAGCCCAGTGGTACATCCTGTTCAACGTCATCGCCGGGGCAAGTGCCATCCCCAACGACTTTCGCGAAGTTGGCGTCAACCTCAGGCTGTCCCGGACGCTGATGTGGACCAAGATCATCATCCCGGCGATCATCCCCAGCTATGTCACGGGCGGAATCACTGCCGCCGGTGGAGCGTGGAACGCGTCTATCGTCGCCGAGATTGTCAGCTACAACGGCACTACGCTTACCGCGACCGGCCTGGGTGCCTACATCAGCGCCGCCACCAGCGATGGCAACTCGGCGAAGATTCTCGTCGGCGTCATCGTGATGAGTTTCTACGTCGTGGCCACCAACCGATTCTTCTGGCGGCGCCTCTACGCACTGTCCGAGCGCCGCTTCAGCCTTGTCTGATCTGCCGTCAACCAAGCCCCACAACGACTTCGAGGAGTAAACCATGACTCAGACCGAGCCCCTGGTTCGCCTGGACCATGTCAGCAAGAGTTTCAATGCGCCTGGTGGTGGAGAGTTGA encodes:
- a CDS encoding ABC transporter permease subunit, producing MAVLETFPSRGALDRPVRSALADAAVFGGAAALLWLVVHLSRGTTVPWTVDTAPSSVSTDPAELPYYAGRSLLRMFAALALSLAFTFVYATAAARSRRAEKVLIPLLDILQSVPILGFLSVTVTGFIALFPGSQLGLECASIFAIFTSQAWNMTFAFYHALRTQPRDLDEASRIFRLSKWQRFWRVDVPGGMIPLVWNGMMSFGGGWFFLTASEALTVNNHQVALPGIGAYVAAASDEGQLHKVLLAIVVMIIMIIGVNVLFWRPLTAWAERFRVEDSEAALAPKSLTLNVLRRSRIPKVLGQIPGHLVYPVDRAMAVFGTAEYPLHSSVTRRRAGDVVFAVVVATAVLYGAYRAVHFIASTVGFGEVGHAFLLGLATFARVIVLVVVSTLIWVPIGVWIGMNPRVSRMAQPIVQVLASFPANFLFPLFTAVLLMTGISLNIGGIVLMALGAQWYILFNVIAGASAIPNDFREVGVNLRLSRTLMWTKIIIPAIIPSYVTGGITAAGGAWNASIVAEIVSYNGTTLTATGLGAYISAATSDGNSAKILVGVIVMSFYVVATNRFFWRRLYALSERRFSLV